One region of Synechococcus elongatus PCC 11801 genomic DNA includes:
- a CDS encoding phosphoribulokinase yields MSKPDRVVLIGVAGDSGCGKSTFLNRLADLFGTELMTVICLDDYHSLDRKGRKEAGVTALDPRANNFDLMYEQVKALKNGETIMKPIYNHETGLIDPPEKIEPNRIIVIEGLHPLYDERVRELLDFSVYLDIDDEVKIAWKIQRDMAERGHSYEDVLASIEARRPDFKAYIEPQRGHADIVIRVMPTQLIPNDTERKVLRVQLIQREGRDGFEPAYLFDEGSTIQWTPCGRKLTCSYPGIRLAYGPDTYYGHEVSVLEVDGQFENLEEMIYVEGHLSKTDTQYYGELTHLLLQHKDYPGSNNGTGLFQVLTGLKMRAAYERLTSQKAPVAASV; encoded by the coding sequence ATGAGCAAGCCAGATCGTGTCGTTTTGATCGGCGTTGCCGGTGACTCCGGTTGCGGCAAGTCAACTTTCTTGAATCGCCTTGCTGACTTGTTTGGCACCGAGTTGATGACGGTCATTTGTCTGGATGACTATCACAGTCTTGATCGCAAAGGCCGCAAAGAAGCTGGCGTGACGGCTTTGGATCCCCGCGCTAATAACTTTGACTTGATGTATGAACAGGTCAAAGCGTTGAAGAACGGCGAAACGATCATGAAGCCGATCTACAACCATGAAACTGGCCTGATCGACCCGCCTGAAAAAATTGAGCCCAATCGCATTATCGTGATCGAGGGCCTACACCCCCTCTACGATGAACGCGTGCGCGAACTGCTCGACTTCAGCGTCTACCTCGATATCGACGACGAAGTCAAAATCGCTTGGAAAATCCAACGCGATATGGCCGAGCGTGGCCACTCCTACGAGGATGTTCTGGCCTCGATCGAAGCGCGTCGCCCTGACTTCAAGGCCTACATTGAGCCCCAGCGTGGTCATGCGGATATCGTCATTCGTGTGATGCCGACCCAGCTGATTCCCAACGACACCGAACGTAAAGTGCTCCGGGTTCAGTTGATCCAACGGGAAGGCCGCGATGGCTTCGAACCGGCTTATCTGTTCGACGAAGGGTCGACTATCCAGTGGACGCCCTGCGGTCGTAAGTTGACCTGCTCGTATCCGGGCATTCGCTTGGCCTATGGTCCCGACACCTACTACGGTCACGAAGTTTCTGTCCTTGAGGTCGACGGTCAGTTCGAAAACCTCGAAGAGATGATCTACGTGGAGGGCCACCTCAGCAAGACCGATACACAGTACTACGGTGAGCTAACTCACTTGCTGCTGCAGCACAAGGACTACCCCGGTTCGAATAATGGCACGGGTCTGTTCCAAGTGTTGACGGGTCTGAAGATGCGGGCCGCTTATGAGCGCCTGACTTCGCAGAAAGCACCGGTCGCCGCTAGCGTTTAG
- a CDS encoding SRPBCC family protein codes for MSDWLEHSVQVEVAVPVARAWELWSDLEQMPRWMKWIDSVQVQKDNPDLSRWKLASQGFEFTWLSRITRLVPNQLIQWESVDGLPNRGAIRFYDRQDHSIVRLSISYSIPGGLGPLMDKLFLGRIVEGTLKADLERFRHYAEG; via the coding sequence ATGAGCGATTGGCTTGAACATAGTGTGCAAGTGGAGGTCGCCGTTCCTGTCGCCCGTGCTTGGGAACTCTGGTCGGATCTAGAGCAAATGCCCCGCTGGATGAAGTGGATTGACTCGGTGCAGGTCCAGAAAGACAATCCGGATCTTTCTCGCTGGAAACTGGCATCCCAGGGCTTCGAATTCACTTGGCTTTCACGCATCACGCGACTCGTGCCGAATCAACTCATCCAGTGGGAGTCAGTGGATGGCTTACCTAATCGTGGTGCCATTCGGTTCTACGATCGCCAAGATCACAGCATTGTCCGACTCAGTATTTCCTACTCAATTCCTGGCGGTCTCGGTCCCCTAATGGACAAATTGTTCTTGGGGCGAATTGTAGAAGGCACGCTCAAAGCGGATCTAGAACGCTTTCGCCACTACGCCGAAGGCTAG
- a CDS encoding ATP-binding protein produces the protein MASSVAAASLPPTASIGTVKGPGEQANQYVFITAENHHVRVGEFVYYQLRSPLDDSLQAILGKISGRRLIEHLPDRIFADVETSPEAIAALIGFTYDHPELYEVTVEVIGYFQPGLGFINPRRAPDPGARVYLAEDQRLQQVLNRRHSDDVGAAHVGSLLLRDRNAVPIILDVKELVSTHMAILAGTGSGKSYTAGVLIEELLRPQNRAAVLIFDPHGEYGTLEGLRGNPIFEADGYRPTVKVLTPEDIRIRISSLNFYDLLTLLPQTTERQQAVLEKAVNSLRKNKTLRDRWDFGHLIEAVKAADTSEDDEGNETMGPSAQSLSWRLERLQSSPYFHSWEHLIPRDLFEPGQATILQMNEIPQEQQQVICTVILNQSYTARINTVRGGSTEGAEDHLPYPIFALVEEAHRFAPAHEPSRCKQILRTVLSEGRKFGFGMGLITQRPGKIDSDILSQCMSQFLMRIVNPVDQESLKHGVEAAGRDLLQELPSLSRGQVIISGACVNTPVLCQVRTRYTQHGGETMNAPEEWQKHFQGTRAKERELTIAPIASRPAAVRRRNVTIE, from the coding sequence ATGGCGTCGTCTGTAGCTGCAGCCTCCTTGCCCCCCACGGCTTCCATTGGCACGGTCAAAGGCCCGGGAGAACAGGCGAACCAATACGTGTTCATCACGGCAGAAAACCACCATGTGCGGGTGGGGGAGTTTGTCTACTACCAGCTCCGCAGCCCGCTGGATGACTCGCTCCAAGCCATCCTTGGCAAAATCAGCGGCCGTCGCCTGATTGAGCACCTGCCCGATCGCATCTTTGCGGATGTGGAAACCAGTCCAGAAGCGATCGCCGCCCTGATTGGCTTCACCTACGACCATCCTGAGCTCTACGAAGTCACGGTTGAGGTGATCGGCTACTTTCAACCTGGCCTCGGCTTTATCAACCCACGACGAGCGCCGGATCCGGGGGCGCGGGTCTACCTTGCAGAGGATCAGCGGCTGCAACAGGTGCTGAATCGCCGCCATAGCGATGATGTGGGAGCTGCCCACGTCGGTTCACTCTTGCTGCGCGATCGCAACGCAGTGCCGATCATCCTCGACGTTAAAGAGTTGGTCAGTACCCACATGGCAATCTTGGCGGGCACAGGCTCCGGCAAGTCCTACACCGCGGGCGTGCTGATCGAAGAGCTACTACGACCTCAAAATCGTGCCGCCGTCTTGATCTTTGATCCGCACGGGGAATACGGCACCTTGGAGGGACTGCGCGGCAATCCCATTTTTGAAGCGGATGGCTATCGTCCGACAGTCAAAGTGCTGACCCCCGAGGATATTCGGATCCGAATTTCTTCGCTGAACTTCTACGATCTGCTGACGCTACTACCCCAGACGACAGAACGTCAGCAGGCGGTCTTGGAGAAGGCAGTCAACAGTCTCCGCAAGAATAAGACCCTGCGCGATCGCTGGGATTTTGGCCATCTGATCGAAGCGGTTAAAGCAGCGGACACCAGCGAAGACGATGAGGGGAACGAAACCATGGGGCCTTCGGCTCAGTCACTGAGCTGGCGCTTAGAACGGTTGCAATCCTCGCCCTACTTCCACAGCTGGGAACATTTGATTCCCCGTGACTTGTTTGAGCCCGGCCAGGCCACGATCCTGCAGATGAATGAAATTCCCCAGGAGCAGCAGCAAGTCATTTGCACGGTGATCCTCAACCAGAGCTATACCGCCCGCATCAACACTGTCCGTGGCGGCTCGACCGAAGGTGCAGAAGACCATCTTCCCTACCCGATCTTTGCGCTGGTTGAAGAAGCCCACCGCTTTGCCCCCGCCCATGAGCCATCGCGCTGCAAGCAAATTCTGCGGACAGTCCTCAGCGAAGGCCGGAAGTTTGGCTTTGGCATGGGACTGATCACCCAGCGCCCCGGCAAAATTGACTCGGATATTCTCTCGCAGTGCATGAGCCAATTCCTGATGCGGATTGTCAATCCGGTCGATCAGGAGAGCCTTAAGCATGGGGTTGAGGCGGCAGGGCGAGATCTCCTGCAGGAACTACCTTCGCTCAGTCGCGGCCAGGTGATCATCTCAGGAGCCTGCGTCAATACGCCCGTACTCTGCCAAGTCCGCACTCGCTACACCCAGCACGGCGGCGAGACAATGAATGCTCCCGAGGAATGGCAAAAGCATTTTCAAGGAACACGAGCCAAGGAGCGAGAGCTGACGATCGCCCCGATCGCTAGCCGACCTGCGGCTGTGCGGCGGCGTAATGTCACGATCGAGTAG
- the dxr gene encoding 1-deoxy-D-xylulose-5-phosphate reductoisomerase — MKAVTLLGSTGSIGTQTLDIFEQYPDRFRLVGLAAGRNIALLAEQIRRHRPEIVAIQDAAQLPELQAAIADLDNPPLILTGEAGVTEVARYGDAEIVVTGIVGCAGLLPTIAAIEAGKNIALANKETLIAAGPVVLPLLQKYGVTITPADSEHSAIFQCIQGLSTHADFRPGQPAAGLRRILLTASGGAFRDWPVERLPHVKVADALKHPNWSMGRKITVDSATLMNKGLEVIEAHYLFGLDYDRIDIVIHPQSIIHSLIELEDTSVLAQLGWPDMRLPLLYALSWPDRLSTQWSALDLVKAGSLDFRDPDHAKYPCMDLAYAAGRKGGTMPAVLNAANEQAVALFLDERIGFLDIPALIEQACDRHQSDWQQQPSLDDILACDAWARQFVQAASQTLEPVA, encoded by the coding sequence GTGAAAGCAGTGACACTGCTCGGTTCAACCGGCTCGATCGGGACACAAACTCTAGATATTTTTGAGCAATATCCCGATCGCTTTCGACTCGTCGGGCTGGCTGCTGGTCGCAACATTGCGCTGCTAGCCGAACAAATTCGGCGTCATCGTCCTGAAATTGTGGCGATTCAAGACGCGGCCCAGCTGCCGGAGCTGCAAGCCGCGATCGCGGATCTCGACAATCCCCCGCTGATTCTGACGGGCGAAGCTGGCGTCACCGAGGTCGCTCGTTACGGCGATGCGGAAATTGTTGTCACCGGCATCGTGGGATGTGCCGGTCTGCTCCCGACAATCGCGGCGATCGAAGCAGGGAAAAATATTGCCCTTGCCAACAAAGAGACGCTGATTGCCGCAGGTCCTGTTGTCCTTCCCTTGCTACAGAAGTACGGTGTCACGATCACCCCTGCGGACTCTGAGCACTCGGCTATTTTTCAGTGTATCCAGGGGCTCTCAACTCATGCGGACTTTCGACCGGGTCAACCGGCTGCTGGACTACGCCGCATTTTGCTGACCGCCAGTGGCGGTGCTTTCCGTGATTGGCCAGTGGAGCGCTTGCCCCACGTTAAAGTGGCTGACGCACTCAAGCATCCCAACTGGTCGATGGGGCGCAAGATCACCGTCGATTCCGCCACCTTGATGAACAAGGGATTGGAGGTGATCGAAGCTCACTACCTGTTTGGGCTGGACTACGATCGCATCGACATCGTCATCCACCCCCAGAGCATCATTCACTCGCTGATTGAGCTGGAAGACACCTCAGTCCTCGCGCAGCTGGGTTGGCCGGATATGCGTTTGCCCCTGCTCTACGCCCTCTCTTGGCCCGATCGTCTCTCAACTCAGTGGTCCGCCCTGGATCTCGTCAAAGCCGGTAGTCTCGACTTCCGTGATCCGGATCACGCCAAGTATCCCTGCATGGATCTGGCCTATGCAGCAGGTCGCAAGGGCGGCACGATGCCTGCAGTCTTGAATGCGGCTAATGAACAAGCTGTTGCGCTGTTCTTGGATGAGCGGATTGGCTTCCTCGACATTCCGGCACTCATTGAACAGGCCTGCGATCGCCACCAGAGCGACTGGCAACAGCAACCAAGCTTGGATGACATTTTGGCCTGTGATGCCTGGGCACGGCAGTTTGTGCAAGCCGCCAGCCAAACCTTGGAACCCGTCGCCTAG
- a CDS encoding LysE family translocator, which produces MMTIQQWLALGFAMLLLAALPSLSVLTVVTRSASLGLGHGALTTAGIVLGDCLWILLALVGLEQVSQFESWLPLLRALSGSYLIVLGIELWRSRDRVRAELPLKQTSQPASFLAGLLLTLADQKALLFYLGFFPTFLNLERITLQEIAGVMAIAVGTIGGVKLTYVWLTVQGQQRLISRHQRWLQAIASGLLITIGLLLWLQLIGGR; this is translated from the coding sequence ATGATGACGATTCAGCAGTGGCTGGCCCTGGGATTTGCCATGCTCTTGCTAGCTGCACTACCCAGCTTGAGTGTGCTCACGGTGGTCACTCGATCTGCCAGTCTTGGGCTAGGACATGGTGCACTCACGACCGCAGGAATTGTCCTAGGCGATTGTCTCTGGATCCTGTTAGCCCTCGTTGGCCTCGAACAAGTTTCACAATTCGAAAGCTGGCTGCCGCTCCTTCGAGCTTTGAGTGGTAGCTATCTGATTGTTTTAGGGATAGAACTATGGCGATCGCGCGATCGCGTGCGTGCGGAATTACCCCTGAAGCAAACGTCACAACCGGCAAGTTTTCTAGCAGGGTTGCTGTTGACCTTAGCGGATCAAAAAGCACTACTTTTCTATCTCGGCTTTTTCCCAACCTTTCTGAATCTGGAGCGAATTACTCTCCAAGAAATTGCTGGGGTGATGGCGATCGCAGTGGGAACCATTGGTGGCGTCAAACTTACCTATGTTTGGCTGACAGTACAAGGACAACAACGATTGATCAGTCGGCACCAGCGCTGGCTGCAGGCGATCGCATCTGGATTGCTGATCACTATTGGCCTGTTGTTATGGCTGCAGTTGATCGGGGGGCGATAG
- a CDS encoding RNA polymerase sigma factor SigF codes for MADNVDEPLPSDTRSRTFLLLKQYQQTQDHRIRNQLVELNLGLVRQEAYRWVHRCPESFEELVQIGSLGLIAAIDRFELERGKAFSSFAVPYIRGEIQHYLRDRSHTVRVPRRWAELHQQIEPLRQKLQRELGRSPTEEEVRRSLGLEPEEWQEVRMIGINRTMISLDQPLYADDEHVTNLGDAIADPKYRSFQLAEEDRIRLQQAMQLLEQKTREILEFVFFYDLTQREVAEQLGLSAVTVSRQVKKGLKLLKTILRSGEDL; via the coding sequence ATGGCTGACAATGTCGATGAGCCGCTTCCCTCAGACACTCGTAGCCGTACCTTTTTATTGCTAAAGCAGTATCAACAAACCCAAGATCATCGAATTCGAAATCAACTCGTTGAACTGAACTTAGGATTAGTTCGTCAAGAAGCCTATCGATGGGTCCACCGGTGTCCCGAAAGCTTTGAGGAACTGGTGCAAATTGGATCGTTGGGGCTCATTGCTGCGATCGATCGCTTTGAACTAGAACGGGGCAAGGCTTTTAGCTCGTTTGCTGTGCCCTACATTCGCGGCGAAATTCAACACTACCTGCGCGATCGCAGTCATACCGTGCGGGTGCCTCGGCGCTGGGCTGAACTCCATCAGCAAATTGAGCCCCTGCGTCAAAAACTCCAGCGGGAGCTAGGGCGATCGCCAACGGAAGAGGAGGTGCGGCGATCCTTGGGGCTGGAACCAGAGGAGTGGCAAGAAGTGCGGATGATTGGCATCAATCGCACCATGATCAGCCTCGATCAGCCCTTGTATGCCGATGACGAACACGTCACCAACCTTGGCGATGCGATCGCCGATCCGAAATATCGCAGTTTTCAACTGGCTGAAGAGGACCGAATTCGCCTCCAGCAAGCGATGCAGCTCCTAGAACAAAAAACCCGCGAGATTCTGGAATTTGTCTTTTTCTATGACCTCACCCAGCGCGAGGTTGCCGAGCAGCTAGGTTTGAGTGCTGTGACTGTCTCGCGCCAAGTCAAGAAAGGCCTCAAGCTGCTGAAAACAATTCTGCGCAGTGGTGAGGATCTCTGA
- a CDS encoding serine/threonine phosphatase encodes MSESIPESEASFAAAADERTAMLSLSLAQMEVAASTDVGMRRSQNEDFYLYHYRLEHLETPLGTSVQAKGLFVLCDGMGGHARGEIASLEAARVFKQQVEAEWTTELPSREVLRAAALTANQALFDLNQAAAVSGSDRMGTTLVAILLQGTKVAIIHVGDSRAYRYSRLTGLDQLTRDHEVGQLAIAQGVDPDVAYARPEAHQLTQALGPRNNDWLDPEVRFLEVREDTVFLLCSDGLSDFDLVEEIADTHVAPLLQTRTSLQFGIQQLIEAANEAGGHDNITVVAVRLRLRPQLGPVI; translated from the coding sequence ATGAGTGAGTCAATTCCCGAATCTGAGGCGTCCTTTGCGGCTGCTGCCGATGAGCGGACGGCCATGCTTTCGCTGTCACTCGCCCAGATGGAGGTGGCAGCCAGCACTGATGTCGGAATGCGGCGCAGTCAAAACGAAGATTTTTACCTCTATCACTATCGGCTCGAACACCTTGAAACCCCGCTGGGAACGTCAGTTCAAGCGAAGGGACTGTTTGTCCTTTGTGACGGCATGGGCGGCCATGCACGGGGCGAAATCGCCAGCTTAGAAGCTGCTCGGGTGTTCAAACAGCAGGTCGAAGCAGAGTGGACGACAGAACTTCCCAGCCGCGAAGTATTACGAGCCGCTGCGCTAACGGCGAATCAAGCCCTGTTTGATCTCAACCAAGCGGCGGCAGTGTCCGGCAGCGATCGCATGGGAACGACGCTGGTGGCGATCCTGCTACAAGGAACGAAAGTTGCGATTATCCATGTTGGTGATAGTCGTGCTTACCGCTATTCGCGGCTGACAGGTCTCGATCAGCTCACCCGCGATCATGAAGTTGGGCAACTCGCGATCGCCCAAGGGGTCGATCCGGATGTGGCCTATGCACGTCCAGAAGCCCATCAGCTTACCCAAGCGCTGGGACCGCGCAACAATGACTGGCTCGATCCCGAAGTGCGCTTCTTGGAAGTCCGAGAAGACACGGTCTTCCTGCTCTGCTCCGACGGCCTCTCAGACTTTGATCTTGTCGAGGAAATTGCCGATACGCACGTTGCTCCCCTCCTGCAAACCCGCACCAGTCTGCAGTTTGGTATCCAACAACTGATCGAAGCAGCGAACGAAGCGGGCGGCCACGACAACATCACAGTGGTTGCGGTGCGGCTGCGGCTCCGTCCTCAACTCGGGCCGGTGATTTAA
- the zds gene encoding 9,9'-di-cis-zeta-carotene desaturase, producing MRVAIVGAGLAGLTAAIDLVDAGHEVAIYDSRPFVGGKVGSWIDADGNHIEMGLHVFFFNYANLFALMRKVGAFENLLPKSHTHTFINKGGEVGELDFRFPIGAPFNGLKAFFTTSQLTWLDKLQNALALGTSPLVRGLVDYEGAMKTIRALDRVSFADWFRSHGGSNGSLKRMWNPIAYALGFIDTENISARCMLTVFQMFAAKTEASKLNLLAGSPAEYLHKPILDYIQARGATLHLRRRVREIEYSETNGQTLVTGLQIADGDAVERVEADAYLAACDVPGIQRLLPEAWRKWSEFDNIYKLDAVPVATVQLRFDGWVTELNDREKRHQLGQAAGLDNLLYTADADFSCFADLALSSPKDYYREGQGSLLQCVLTPGDPFIAMKNEDIAQHVLKQVHELFPSSRDLNLLWSNVVKLAQSLYREAPGMDPYRPDQKTPIANFFLAGSYTQQDYIDSMEGATISGRRAAKAMLEAQAIAA from the coding sequence ATGCGCGTTGCCATTGTTGGTGCTGGTTTGGCCGGTCTTACGGCTGCCATTGACCTTGTGGATGCTGGACACGAAGTTGCAATCTACGATTCGCGGCCTTTTGTAGGTGGCAAAGTCGGGAGCTGGATCGATGCCGACGGCAACCACATCGAGATGGGTCTGCACGTTTTCTTCTTCAACTACGCCAACCTCTTCGCCCTGATGCGCAAGGTTGGGGCGTTTGAGAATCTCCTGCCGAAATCCCACACTCATACCTTCATCAACAAAGGCGGTGAAGTTGGGGAACTAGACTTTCGCTTCCCCATCGGGGCGCCCTTCAATGGCCTCAAAGCCTTCTTCACCACGAGCCAACTGACTTGGCTCGATAAGCTCCAAAACGCCTTGGCGCTGGGCACGAGCCCGCTGGTACGTGGTCTTGTGGACTACGAAGGTGCGATGAAAACAATTCGCGCCCTCGATCGCGTGAGCTTTGCGGACTGGTTTCGTAGCCATGGCGGCAGTAATGGCAGCCTCAAGCGGATGTGGAACCCGATCGCCTATGCACTGGGTTTCATCGACACCGAAAACATCTCAGCCCGCTGCATGCTGACTGTTTTCCAAATGTTCGCGGCGAAGACTGAGGCTTCGAAACTCAACCTGCTGGCGGGGTCCCCAGCGGAATATTTGCACAAGCCGATCTTGGACTACATCCAAGCGCGAGGCGCCACGCTCCACCTGCGGCGACGGGTTCGCGAGATCGAGTACAGCGAAACCAATGGCCAAACCCTTGTGACTGGCCTGCAGATCGCAGATGGTGATGCGGTCGAACGGGTGGAAGCCGATGCTTACCTAGCAGCCTGTGATGTACCGGGCATCCAGCGCCTCCTGCCCGAAGCTTGGCGAAAATGGTCGGAGTTCGACAACATCTACAAGCTTGATGCCGTGCCAGTGGCAACGGTACAACTCCGCTTCGATGGTTGGGTCACCGAGCTGAACGATCGTGAAAAACGCCACCAACTTGGACAAGCAGCGGGCTTGGATAACCTGCTTTACACCGCTGATGCAGACTTCTCCTGCTTTGCCGACTTAGCTCTGAGCAGTCCTAAGGATTACTACCGTGAAGGCCAAGGCTCGCTGCTGCAATGTGTGCTGACGCCGGGCGATCCCTTCATCGCCATGAAGAACGAAGACATTGCCCAGCACGTGCTCAAGCAAGTACATGAGCTGTTCCCCAGCAGTCGCGATCTCAACCTGCTCTGGTCGAACGTCGTAAAACTAGCCCAGTCGCTCTATCGGGAAGCGCCGGGCATGGATCCTTACCGCCCCGATCAAAAGACCCCGATCGCTAACTTCTTCCTTGCCGGCAGCTATACGCAGCAGGACTACATCGATAGCATGGAAGGAGCCACCATCTCGGGTCGTCGTGCTGCTAAAGCCATGCTAGAAGCACAGGCGATAGCGGCTTAA
- the petH gene encoding ferredoxin--NADP reductase: protein MLNASVAGGAATTTYGNRLFIYEVIGLRQTDGEPSDSSIRRSGSTFFKVPYSRMNQEMQRILRLGGKIVNIRPAEAVAGESAAPLQAAAEEPAAAPAPVTKKHSAEDVPVNIYRPNKPFVGKVISNEPLVKDGGIGVVQHITFDISEGDLRYIEGQSIGIIPDGTDDKGKPHKLRLYSIASTRHGDNVDDKTVSLCVRQLQYQNDAGETINGVCSTFLCGLKPGDDVKITGPVGKEMLLPADTDANVIMMGTGTGIAPFRAYLWRMFKDNERAVNTEYQFNGKAWLIFGIPTSANILYKEELEELQSKYPDNFRLTYAISREQKNTSGGRMYIQDRVAEHADEIWNLLKDEKTHVYICGLRGMEDGIDQAMATAAAKEDIVWSDYQRSLKKAGRWHVETY, encoded by the coding sequence ATGTTGAACGCGAGTGTGGCTGGCGGAGCAGCTACCACCACCTATGGCAACCGGCTCTTTATCTATGAAGTGATCGGTCTGCGCCAAACTGACGGCGAGCCGTCCGACAGCTCAATCCGCCGCAGCGGCAGCACATTTTTCAAAGTGCCTTACAGCCGCATGAATCAAGAAATGCAGCGGATTCTGCGTCTCGGCGGCAAAATCGTCAACATCCGGCCAGCAGAAGCTGTTGCCGGTGAGAGTGCTGCACCCTTACAAGCTGCGGCAGAAGAGCCCGCGGCAGCACCAGCGCCCGTGACCAAAAAGCATTCAGCTGAAGACGTACCTGTCAACATCTATCGGCCGAATAAGCCTTTTGTTGGCAAAGTGATCTCGAATGAGCCCTTGGTGAAAGACGGGGGCATTGGGGTAGTTCAGCACATCACCTTCGATATTTCCGAAGGCGATTTGCGCTACATCGAAGGTCAAAGTATCGGGATTATTCCTGATGGCACCGATGATAAAGGCAAGCCGCACAAACTGCGTCTTTATTCGATTGCCTCGACTCGCCACGGCGACAATGTCGATGACAAAACAGTCTCACTGTGCGTGCGCCAGCTGCAATATCAAAATGATGCTGGCGAAACGATCAACGGCGTTTGCTCGACCTTCCTCTGTGGCTTGAAACCGGGCGATGACGTCAAGATCACCGGTCCTGTGGGCAAAGAGATGCTCCTGCCGGCTGACACGGATGCCAACGTCATCATGATGGGCACCGGTACCGGGATTGCACCTTTCCGGGCCTACCTATGGCGGATGTTCAAGGACAACGAGCGGGCCGTCAACACTGAGTATCAATTCAACGGCAAGGCTTGGTTGATTTTCGGGATTCCGACCTCGGCGAACATTCTCTACAAAGAGGAACTGGAAGAGCTTCAGTCTAAATACCCGGATAACTTCCGCCTGACCTACGCGATCAGCCGCGAGCAGAAGAATACCTCGGGCGGCCGCATGTATATTCAAGATCGTGTGGCAGAGCATGCCGATGAGATCTGGAATTTACTGAAAGACGAAAAAACCCACGTCTACATCTGCGGTCTGCGTGGCATGGAAGATGGCATTGACCAAGCCATGGCTACAGCGGCAGCCAAGGAAGACATCGTCTGGTCCGACTACCAGCGCAGCCTCAAGAAAGCTGGCCGTTGGCATGTTGAAACCTACTAA
- a CDS encoding pseudouridine synthase, whose translation MAYRYLLFHKPYDVLCQFSPGDCPEQQTLKDYIDVPEVYPVGRLDRDSEGLLLLTNNGALQHRLCHPRFGHDRTYWVQVEREPSEEALTTLRKGVQIQDYRTRPAKVQRLVDPHILDRDPPIRFRKTVPTAWLAITLQEGRNRQVRRMTAAVGHPTLRLIRVAIATHPDQPPLQLQGLAPGCWRDLTAVERRRLESLLRQA comes from the coding sequence GTGGCCTATCGCTATCTGCTCTTTCATAAGCCCTACGATGTGCTCTGCCAGTTCAGCCCGGGCGATTGCCCCGAGCAGCAGACTCTGAAGGACTACATCGATGTGCCAGAGGTCTATCCGGTCGGTAGGCTCGATCGTGACAGTGAAGGCTTGCTGTTGCTGACCAACAACGGGGCATTGCAGCATCGCCTCTGCCATCCTCGTTTTGGGCACGATCGCACCTACTGGGTGCAGGTCGAGCGGGAACCCAGCGAGGAAGCACTGACCACACTGCGCAAAGGCGTACAAATTCAGGACTATCGCACCCGGCCAGCCAAAGTGCAGCGCCTCGTCGACCCCCATATCCTCGATCGCGATCCGCCAATTCGCTTCCGCAAGACAGTTCCAACGGCTTGGCTCGCCATCACCTTACAGGAAGGCCGCAATCGTCAGGTGCGGCGCATGACGGCTGCAGTGGGGCATCCAACGCTACGCTTAATACGGGTGGCGATCGCCACTCACCCAGATCAGCCGCCGCTCCAGCTCCAAGGGCTGGCACCGGGTTGCTGGCGAGATCTAACGGCAGTGGAACGCCGTCGTCTAGAATCCCTTCTACGACAGGCCTAG
- a CDS encoding DinB family protein → MAAYNQRLNQQIIAVCRTLPQSELDRDRGAFFGSIQATLNHLYYGDRVWLGRFQRQPYQAPNLGRDLFTEFAEYCQARQDFDEHILSWANHLSEVWLVQEFEYYSPLYQQTIVRPHWFLVTHLFNHQTHHRGQVTTLLSQLGLDVGVTDLPWVVSPLL, encoded by the coding sequence ATGGCTGCTTATAATCAGCGCCTCAATCAACAGATCATCGCTGTCTGTCGCACATTGCCCCAATCAGAGCTCGATCGCGATCGTGGGGCTTTTTTCGGTTCGATTCAAGCCACACTCAACCATCTCTACTACGGCGATCGCGTCTGGCTCGGACGATTTCAACGTCAGCCATACCAAGCTCCCAACCTAGGCCGCGATTTATTCACAGAATTTGCGGAGTATTGTCAGGCGCGCCAAGACTTTGATGAACACATTCTCAGTTGGGCCAATCACCTATCAGAAGTATGGCTGGTGCAAGAGTTCGAGTATTACAGCCCGCTCTATCAACAAACGATCGTTCGTCCCCATTGGTTTTTGGTGACTCACTTGTTTAACCACCAAACCCATCACCGTGGACAGGTCACGACTTTACTGAGTCAACTTGGGCTAGATGTAGGCGTCACCGATCTGCCTTGGGTAGTGTCACCGCTGCTGTAA